The Jiangella sp. DSM 45060 genome contains the following window.
GTTCCTGGTGAGGCCGCTGGCCCGCAGCATGGCGTGGATCAGCGCCCGCCCCGTGCGGCCGTTGCCGTCAGTGAACGGGTGGATGGTCTCGAACTGCGCGTGCGCGAGCGCGGCATGAACGAGTGCGGGAACGTCGTCGCGGTGGACGAACGTCATGAGGTCGTCGATCGCCGCGCGGACCCGCGCGTGATGAGGCGGCACGAAGGCCGCCTCGTGCGGCCCGACGTTCGTGCCGCCGATCCACACCTGCTCGTCGCGCCACCGGCCGGGGGAGTGCTCCTGATCGTGCGCCATCAGCGCCGCGTGCATCGCGAGGACCGCGTCGGCGCTCAGCCGGTCGGCGAGGTCGATGGCCGCTTCCATGGCCCGGACGTTCGCCACGATGCGCGCCGCGTTGGACCGGCTGCCGTCGTCGAGCTCGGCAAGGGCGATGGCCCGGGCGCCGGAGGTGAGGTTCTCGATCTGCGACGACGACGCCGACTCCGAGCGGAGCAGCAACGCGCCGAACGGCGCCATGCCGGCCCCGACCTCGACGTCGTACCTGGCGATCTCGACGGAGGCCTCGTCGGCCAGGGCCAGCACCGCCGACGGCAGGGCGACGTCGGCGGTGGCGATGGGCGGGACGACGGCAGCGTGGTAAAGGCCGCTGTGGCGCTCGCGGAGCCGCCGTGACACCAGCTCGGGCGGCAGGGTGGAGCGCCAGGGGTGCGCCTCCCAGCCGATCGCCGGCCACGCGGTATCCGATGCCATGACGCCAGCTTAGCATCGGTTCATGCTGTAACCGATGCTAAGCCGTGACGTCAGGAGGCCTGCGACACCGACGACATGTTGAAGTCGGGCACCCGCAGGGCCGGCATCGCCGTGCGCGGGAAGTAGTCGCCCCACTCGCGGCTGAACGTCGGCACCGTGGCGCCGGCCGCGGTGAAGCGGTCGAGCAGCGCCACCGGGCTCTCGTTGAACCGGTAGTTGTTCACCGCGCCGGTGACCTCGCCGTTCTCGACGAGGTAGACGCCGTCGCGGGTGAGGCCGGTGAGCAGCAGCGTCTGCGGGTCGACGGCGCGGATGTACCACAGGCAGGTGAGCAGCAGGCCGCGCTCGACGCCGGCCGCGAGGTCGTCGACGCCGCCGGTGGCGCCGTCGACGGTGAGGCCGAGGTTGTCGACGGCGGGGGTGACGGGCAGGCCGGTCAGCCCGGCGGAGTGGCGGGTCTGCAGCAGCGCCCGCAGCGTGCCGTCGTCGATCCAGGACGTGCGCCCGACCGGCAGGCCGTTGTCGAACACGCTCGACTCGGCCGACGACGCGTGCACGTACACCGACGACGCGCACTCCAGGCCCGGCGCGGTGGGGTCGGACCACAGCGACACCGGGTGCTTCGACAGCCGCTCGCCGACCCGCGTGGCGCCGCCCGGCGCGGAGTACACCGACTGGCCGTCGGCGGCGTCGCGGGCGCTCATCGTCCAGTAGGCGTAGATCATCAGGTCCGCGACGGCGGTCGGCGGCAGCACGGTGTCGTAGCGGCCGGCCGGCAGCTCGACCGTCCGCTGCGCCCAGCCCAGCCGCTTGGTCAGCTCGGCGTCGAGCGCGGTGACGTCGACGTCGGCGAGGTCGCGCGAGGACTGGCCGACCCACGCCGAGCGGCTCTTGTCGGCGGACTTGCCGGTGATGCCGATGTGCCCGGTCGGCTGCTCGTGCCGGGCCCGCAGGCCCGTCGACGAGCCGAGGTACGTGGTGCGCACGCCGTGCTCGAGGTAGCCATAGAGCAGCCGCCGCTCGTCGTCGGCGCGGCTGAACGCGTCGCCGAGGGCGGGCGCGATGTGCGCGAACACCGCGGGCGAGGTCTCGCCGGGCGGGTCGGCCCAGCCCGGGCCGGCGTCGCCGGGCACCAGCGGCTGGGCGTCCTCGGCCGGGCCGTTGTCGCGGGCGGCCTGCTCGGCGGCGCGGACCAGTGGCTCGAGGCCCTCGGGCGTGACGGCGCTGCGGGCGACCACGCCGGACGCGGTGCCGCTGGCGCCCTCGACGGTCGCGATGACGGTGACCGACCGGTCGCGGGTGACGCCGTTCGTCGTCAGCGCGTTGGTGGCCCAGCGCAGGTTCGCCGTCGACCCCTCGTCGACCAGCACGATCGTGCCGCTGGCCTTCGACAGCTCGAGGCAGCGCTCGACGATCTCCTGGGGCGTCACTGGCCACCCTCCTCGGCGGTGTTGAGCACGCGGATGTCGCGGAACAGGGCGGACGGGGCGCCGTGCGAGACCGGCGCGATCTGGCCCGGCTGGGCCTTGCCGCAGTTGAACGCCCCGCCCAGTACGTACGTCTGCGGGCCGCCGACCGCGGCCATGGAGCCCCAGAAGTCGGTCGTCGTGGCCTGGTAGGCGACGTCGCGCAGCTGGCCGTCCAGCTCGCCGCCGCGGATGCGGTAGAACCGCTGGCCGGTGAACTGGAAGTTGTAGCGCTGCATGTCGATGGACCACGACTTGTCGCCGACGACGTACACGCCGTCGTCGACCTGTCCGATCAGTTCCTCCGTCGACGGTCCGCCGTCGGCCGGCTGCAGCGACACGTTCGCCATGCGCTGCACCGGCACGTGGCCGGGGGAGTCGGCGAACGCGCAGCCGTTGGAGCGGCTGGTGCCCAGCGCGCTGGCGTTGGCGGCGGCCATCGCGCGGTCGAGCTGATAGCCGACGAGCGTGCCGCCGTTGACGATGTCCCACCGCTGCGACGCCACGCCCTCGTCGTCGTAGCCGATGGTGGACAGGCCGTGCGGGGTGGTGCGGTCGCCGGTGACGTGCATGATCGGCGAGCCGTAGCGCAGCGTCCACAGCTGGTCGAGGGTGGCGAACGAGGTGCCGGCGTAGTTGGCCTCGTAGCCGAGCGCGCGGTCGAGCTCGGTGGCGTGGCCGATGGACTCGTGGATCGTCAGCCACAGGTTCGTGGGGTCGATGACGAGGTCGTAGCGGCCGGACCGGACGCTCGGCGCGGCGAACTTCTCCGCCAGCAGCGGCCCCAGCTCGTCGAGCGCGGCGCCCCAGTCGACGACGCCGTCGGCGCCGGTGGCGTACTCCCAGCCGCGGCCGGCGGGTGCGGCGAGCGTGCGCATGGTCTCGAACCGGCCGGTCTCGGGGTCGACCTTGACCGCCTCGAAGACCGGGTGCAGCCGGACCCGCTGCTGGGTGGTGACGGTGCCGCGGGTGTCCGCGTAGAACTTGTTCTCCTGCACCTGCTGCAGCTGCGCGGTGACGTGGTCGACGTCGTCCTGGGCGAGGACGCGGACGGACTGGCCGACCATGCGGTCGATCTTCTCGGTGTCGGCGACCTCGAACGGGTTGATCTCGTACGCCGACACCCACGTGACGTCGGGATGGACGGGCTCGTCGGCCAGCTCGGTGCGAGCCGGGCTGAGCCGGCGCGAGACCTTCGCGAGGTCGACCGCCTTCTCGGCCGTCTTCGCGGCGTCGTCGATGGTGAGGTCGACGGTGGCGGCGAACCCCCACGTCCCCTCGTGCAGGACGCGCACCGCGAACCCGACGTCCTCACCGTCGCGGCTGCCCTCGAGCTTGCCGTCGCGGAAGGAGAGGTCCTGGGAGCGGATGCGCTCGAGCCGGAAGTCGGCGTGCTCGACGCCGAGCTCGCGGGCCCGCTGCAACGCGGCGTCGGCCAGCGAGCGCATCGGCAGGGCGATGAAGGCTGGATCGATCTCGTGCGGCACCCTGCGAGCCTAGACCAGCGCCCGGGCGGCGAGCACGGGCATTGCCGTCAGCCCGCGAACGGGTCGAGCACGCTCACCCCGGCGTACTCGATGTCGCACGGCAGTTCGTGCGCGCGTTCGGCGACGATCTGCGGCCCCTCGTCGATCGCCTTGCGCAGCAACTCGCTGAGCCGCTGCTTGGCATCTTGGACGGGCCATCGGGATTCCATCCAGACGGACTGGACAGAATTCGGCCGGCAAGGCAAACGCCGGCAGGCGGACGCCGGTCGGGACGGGCGGGCGGAGCGTGGGAGAATCCGAGCATGCTCAGATGGCTGACAGCGGGGGAGTCGCACGGCCCGGCCCTGGTCGCGATCCTCGAGGGACTTCCGGCCGGGGTCGAGGTCACGACCGCCGACGTCGACGCGGCGCTGGCGCGGCGGCGGCTCGGGTACGGCCGTGGCGCCCGCATGAAGTTCGAGGCCGACGCCGTCACGCTGGTCGGCGGGGTGCGGCACGGCCGGACCATGGGCGGCCCCGTCGCCATCGAGGTGGGCAACACCGAGTGGCCCAAGTGGGAGCAGGTCATGTCGGCCGACCCGGTCGACCCCGAGGTGCTCGACGGGCTGGCGCGCAACGCGCCGCTGACCCGCCCGCGCCCCGGCCACGCCGACCTCGCCGGCATGCAGAAGTACGGCTTCGACGAATCGCGACCGGTGCTCGAGCGGGCCAGCGCCCGCGAGACCGCCGCCCGGGTGGCCCTCGGCGCCGTCGCGTCGGCGTTCCTGCGCCAGGCCTACGGCGTCCGGCTGGTCAGCCACACGGTCGAGCTGGGCACGGTCGCGGTGCCGGCCGGCTCGCCGCTGCCCGGGCCCGACGACGTCGACTACCTCGACGCCGACCCGCTGCGCTGCTTCGACGTCGACACCAGCAAGCTCATGGTGGCCGAGGTCGACGCCGCGCACGACGAGGGCGACACCCTGGGCGGCGTCGTCGAGGTGGTCGTCACCGGCCTGCCGCCGGGCGTCGGCAGCTACGTGCACGGCGACCGCAAGCTCGACGCGCGGCTGGCCGGCGCGCTCATGGGCATCCAGGCCATCAAGGGCGTCGAGGTCGGCGACGGCTTCGAGCTGGCGCGCACCCGCGGGTCCAAGGCGCAGGACGAGATCATGCCGGTCGACGGCGGGGGCGTGCGGCGCACGTCGGGGCGCTCCGGCGGCATCGAGGGCGGCATGTCCACCGGCGAGACGCTGCGGGTCCGCGCCGCGATGAAGCCGATCTCGACGGTGCCGCGCGCGCTGCGCACCGTCGACACCGCCACCGGCGAGGTCGCCAAGGCGCACCACCAGCGCTCCGACGTCGCCGCCGTGCCCGCCGCCGGTGTCGTCGCCGAGGCCATGGTCGCGCTGGTCGTGGCCGAGCTGGCGCTGGAGAAGTTCGGCGGCGACTCCGTCGCCGAGACCGCACGCAACCTGCGCGCGTACCTCGACGCCATCCCGTCGCGGCTGGAAGTGCGCTGATGGCGCCGCGCGTCGTCGTCATCGGCCCGCCCGGAGCCGGCAAGACCACCGTCGGCACGCTGGTGGCGCGTCGCCTGGGCACCCGGTTCCGCGACACCGACACCGACATCGAGCGGGTGGCCGGCAAGCCGATCACCGACATCTTCGTCGAGGACGGCGAGCCGGCGTTCCGCGCGCTCGAGCGCGACGCCGTCGCGGCCGCCCTGACCGAGCACGACGGCGTCCTCGCGCTCGGCGGGGGCGCGGTCGTCGCGGCGGAGAACCGCGCGCTGCTCGCCGGCCACGTCGTCGTCTTCCTCGACGTCGGCCTGGCCGACGCCGTCTCGCGGGTCGGCATGAACCGCGACCGGCCGCTGCTGCTGGAGAGCCCGCGGGCCCAGCTCAAGCGGCTGCTCGACGAACGCCGGCCGGTCTACGCCGAGGCCGCCACGGTCACCGTCGACACCGCCGGACGCGACCCCGAGGACATCGCCGACGAGGTCGTCAAGCATGTCCGCTGACACCGCCGCGCCCACGCGGGTCCGCGTCGGCGGCGAGCACGCGTACGACGTCGTCGTCGGCACCGGCCTGCTGGGCGAGCTGCCCGGCCTGCTCGGCGACGGCGTCCGGCGGGTCGCCGTCATCCACCCGGGCGCGCTGCGCACCACCGCCGACGCCGTCCGCGACGACCTCGTGGCGCAGGGCTTCGAGGCGCACGCCGTCGAGGTCCCCGACGCCGAGGACGCCAAGACCGCCGAGGTGGCGGCGTACTGCTGGTCGGTGCTCGGCCGTATCGGCATGACCCGCTCCGACGCGATCGTCGGCATCGGCGGCGGCGCCACCACCGACCTCGCCGGCTTCGTCGCGGCGTCCTGGCTGCGCGGCGTGCGCTGGGTGCCGGTGCCGACGACGGTGCTCGGCATGGTCGACGCCGCGGTGGGCGGGAAGACCGGCATCAACACCGCCGAGGGCAAGAACCTGGTCGGCGCCTTCCACCCGCCGGCCGGCGTGCTGTGCGACCTCGCCGCGTTGTCGTCGCTGCCGCCCAACGAGTACGTCGCCGGCCTCGCCGAGGTGATCAAGGCCGGCTTCATCGCCGACCCCGCGATCCTCGACCTCGTCGAGGCCGACCCCGCCGGCGCCGCGCGGCCGGACGGTCCGTACGTGCGCGAGCTCGTGGTGCGGTCGGTGCGGGTGAAGGCGGACGTGGTGGGCGCGGACCTGCGCGAGTCGGGGCTGCGCGAGATCCTCAACTACGGGCACACGCTCGGACACGCCATCGAGAAGCTGGAGCGGTACAAGTGGCGCCACGGCGCCGCCGTCTCCGTCGGCATGGTGTTCGCCGCCGAGCTGGGCCGCCTCGCCGGCCGTCTCGACGACGACACCGCCGACCGCCACCGCCGCGTCCTCGAGCTGCTCGGCCTGCCCACCACCTACGACGGCCAGGCCTGGCCGCGGCTGCTCGACACCATGCGCATCGACAAGAAGACCCGCGGCGACCGGCTGCGGTTCGTCGTGCTCGACGCGCTCGGCAAGCCGGGCATCCTCGAGGCACCGGACCCGCAGCTCCTGACGGCGGCCTTCACCGAGGTCGCACGCTGACCGTCGCAGGTAGGGGCGACGGCCCCTCCCGGTACCGACACGACTGACGGCCGATCGCCGGGGTAGCGCTCTACTGCGTCGCGAGCTAGTCCGAGGGCCGCTCCCAGCGCCACCGGGTGGGGTTGTAGTCCTCGCCCTCGGCCGACCCGTAGCCGAACCCCTTCGACGGCGTCAGCGCGTAGACGTCGAACGGGCCCGGCCCGGCCGTGGGCGCACCCTCGGCGTGGAAGGCGCCGTCGTGGATCTCGACCGGCCAGTCGTACTGGTCGAGATAGCGGGCGGCCGCCGCCCGCAGCACCGGTTCGTCGCGCACCGGCACGGCCCGGCCCTCGACGGCGAGGTCGATGCCGGCGGCGTTGACGGACACCACGCACCGGGCGTCGGCGGCGAGGTTGCGCCCGGCGACGCTGCCCGGCCACGCGGCGAAGTGGAACCGGCCGGCGACGACCACGCCCAGGATGGGCACCACGTGAGGCCGGCCGCCGGGACGCACCGTCGACAGCCAGTACGTGTCGGCCGCGGCCAGCGCCGCCACCGCGTCGGCCCACGGCCTGGTGCCGGAGCCGTCGCTGACCATCGAGCTGGTCTGCGGTTCATCGCTCATGATCGCCATCCTGGCACCGGCCACCGACAACGTCACCCGGCCCGCGCGCGCCGGATAGGCTCACCGGGTGGAGTACATCGACATCGGCGGGTCGGGGCTGCGCGGCTCGGCCGTCGCGCTCGGCTGCATGCGCATCGACCAGTTGCCCGAGGGCGAGGTCGCGAGCCTCGTCGGCGCCGCCGCCGACGCCGGCATCACGATGTTCGACCACGCCGACATCTACGGCGGCGGCCGCTGCGAGGAGGTGTTCGGCGCGGCGCTGGCGCAGACCGGCCTGCGGCGCGAGGACATCGTCGTCCAGACGAAGTGCGGCATCCGCGACGGTTTCTTCGACTTCTCAGCCGAGCACATCCGCACGTCCGTCGAGGGGTCGCTGCGCCGCCTGGGCACCGACTACGTCGACCTGCTGCTCCTGCACCGCCCGGACACCCTGATGGAGCCCGACGAGGTCGCGGCGGCCTTCGACGACCTCGTGACGGCGGGCAAGGTGCGCCACGTCGGGGTCAGCAACCAGAACCCGGCCCAGCTGGAGCTGCTGCGCGCCCACGTCCGGCAGCCGCTGATCGCGAACCAGCTGCAGTTCGGCCTCGCGCACACCGCGCTGGTC
Protein-coding sequences here:
- a CDS encoding Fic family protein; translation: MASDTAWPAIGWEAHPWRSTLPPELVSRRLRERHSGLYHAAVVPPIATADVALPSAVLALADEASVEIARYDVEVGAGMAPFGALLLRSESASSSQIENLTSGARAIALAELDDGSRSNAARIVANVRAMEAAIDLADRLSADAVLAMHAALMAHDQEHSPGRWRDEQVWIGGTNVGPHEAAFVPPHHARVRAAIDDLMTFVHRDDVPALVHAALAHAQFETIHPFTDGNGRTGRALIHAMLRASGLTRNVTVPVSAGLLTDTDGYFAALTAFRDGDPVPIVGAMAEAALIAVGNGRQLTADLDAARDRWGARIRARRDSAVWRLADLLVRQPVIDAAMAQSELGTTSANTHAAIRQLEEAGVITEFSGRRRGRYWQAPEILTALDDFAARAGRRGRPAR
- a CDS encoding metallopeptidase TldD-related protein; this translates as MTPQEIVERCLELSKASGTIVLVDEGSTANLRWATNALTTNGVTRDRSVTVIATVEGASGTASGVVARSAVTPEGLEPLVRAAEQAARDNGPAEDAQPLVPGDAGPGWADPPGETSPAVFAHIAPALGDAFSRADDERRLLYGYLEHGVRTTYLGSSTGLRARHEQPTGHIGITGKSADKSRSAWVGQSSRDLADVDVTALDAELTKRLGWAQRTVELPAGRYDTVLPPTAVADLMIYAYWTMSARDAADGQSVYSAPGGATRVGERLSKHPVSLWSDPTAPGLECASSVYVHASSAESSVFDNGLPVGRTSWIDDGTLRALLQTRHSAGLTGLPVTPAVDNLGLTVDGATGGVDDLAAGVERGLLLTCLWYIRAVDPQTLLLTGLTRDGVYLVENGEVTGAVNNYRFNESPVALLDRFTAAGATVPTFSREWGDYFPRTAMPALRVPDFNMSSVSQAS
- a CDS encoding TldD/PmbA family protein, with the translated sequence MPHEIDPAFIALPMRSLADAALQRARELGVEHADFRLERIRSQDLSFRDGKLEGSRDGEDVGFAVRVLHEGTWGFAATVDLTIDDAAKTAEKAVDLAKVSRRLSPARTELADEPVHPDVTWVSAYEINPFEVADTEKIDRMVGQSVRVLAQDDVDHVTAQLQQVQENKFYADTRGTVTTQQRVRLHPVFEAVKVDPETGRFETMRTLAAPAGRGWEYATGADGVVDWGAALDELGPLLAEKFAAPSVRSGRYDLVIDPTNLWLTIHESIGHATELDRALGYEANYAGTSFATLDQLWTLRYGSPIMHVTGDRTTPHGLSTIGYDDEGVASQRWDIVNGGTLVGYQLDRAMAAANASALGTSRSNGCAFADSPGHVPVQRMANVSLQPADGGPSTEELIGQVDDGVYVVGDKSWSIDMQRYNFQFTGQRFYRIRGGELDGQLRDVAYQATTTDFWGSMAAVGGPQTYVLGGAFNCGKAQPGQIAPVSHGAPSALFRDIRVLNTAEEGGQ
- a CDS encoding type II toxin-antitoxin system prevent-host-death family antitoxin, encoding MESRWPVQDAKQRLSELLRKAIDEGPQIVAERAHELPCDIEYAGVSVLDPFAG
- the aroC gene encoding chorismate synthase; the encoded protein is MLRWLTAGESHGPALVAILEGLPAGVEVTTADVDAALARRRLGYGRGARMKFEADAVTLVGGVRHGRTMGGPVAIEVGNTEWPKWEQVMSADPVDPEVLDGLARNAPLTRPRPGHADLAGMQKYGFDESRPVLERASARETAARVALGAVASAFLRQAYGVRLVSHTVELGTVAVPAGSPLPGPDDVDYLDADPLRCFDVDTSKLMVAEVDAAHDEGDTLGGVVEVVVTGLPPGVGSYVHGDRKLDARLAGALMGIQAIKGVEVGDGFELARTRGSKAQDEIMPVDGGGVRRTSGRSGGIEGGMSTGETLRVRAAMKPISTVPRALRTVDTATGEVAKAHHQRSDVAAVPAAGVVAEAMVALVVAELALEKFGGDSVAETARNLRAYLDAIPSRLEVR
- a CDS encoding shikimate kinase; its protein translation is MAPRVVVIGPPGAGKTTVGTLVARRLGTRFRDTDTDIERVAGKPITDIFVEDGEPAFRALERDAVAAALTEHDGVLALGGGAVVAAENRALLAGHVVVFLDVGLADAVSRVGMNRDRPLLLESPRAQLKRLLDERRPVYAEAATVTVDTAGRDPEDIADEVVKHVR
- the aroB gene encoding 3-dehydroquinate synthase yields the protein MSADTAAPTRVRVGGEHAYDVVVGTGLLGELPGLLGDGVRRVAVIHPGALRTTADAVRDDLVAQGFEAHAVEVPDAEDAKTAEVAAYCWSVLGRIGMTRSDAIVGIGGGATTDLAGFVAASWLRGVRWVPVPTTVLGMVDAAVGGKTGINTAEGKNLVGAFHPPAGVLCDLAALSSLPPNEYVAGLAEVIKAGFIADPAILDLVEADPAGAARPDGPYVRELVVRSVRVKADVVGADLRESGLREILNYGHTLGHAIEKLERYKWRHGAAVSVGMVFAAELGRLAGRLDDDTADRHRRVLELLGLPTTYDGQAWPRLLDTMRIDKKTRGDRLRFVVLDALGKPGILEAPDPQLLTAAFTEVAR
- a CDS encoding pyridoxamine 5'-phosphate oxidase family protein; this translates as MSDEPQTSSMVSDGSGTRPWADAVAALAAADTYWLSTVRPGGRPHVVPILGVVVAGRFHFAAWPGSVAGRNLAADARCVVSVNAAGIDLAVEGRAVPVRDEPVLRAAAARYLDQYDWPVEIHDGAFHAEGAPTAGPGPFDVYALTPSKGFGYGSAEGEDYNPTRWRWERPSD
- a CDS encoding aldo/keto reductase family oxidoreductase, with the translated sequence MEYIDIGGSGLRGSAVALGCMRIDQLPEGEVASLVGAAADAGITMFDHADIYGGGRCEEVFGAALAQTGLRREDIVVQTKCGIRDGFFDFSAEHIRTSVEGSLRRLGTDYVDLLLLHRPDTLMEPDEVAAAFDDLVTAGKVRHVGVSNQNPAQLELLRAHVRQPLIANQLQFGLAHTALVDSGLNVNTGFDAGVVRDGGALEYCRLHGITIQPWSVLQHGHIAGTFLTDPGFRELNDALAGVAAEHGTTPGTIAVAWILRHPARMQPVVGTTKPARVAELARAAHIELDRETWYALYRAAGNRLP